The DNA region ttggtgtgaattgtcattttaatgaaCCCTTACAAGCCCCTACTTGACTATAAATATCCAataatggccttttttttaatcacactgtTGGAATATAAATTGCCTGAGCACCGATGATTTTCAGGTGCTCTTTGTATTCAATTTGTTGATGATCTGATTTAGTCTGTTATCAACCACATCTCACAGTATTATTATTGCAATACAGCACAGTCATTCTTCCTTGtacctcctgcagcagcaccagGCGCCCTGATCAAAGAGGAATACATCCATGACTGTATACAGATGGACCTCCCACCTGGCATGCCTCTGTCTGACCACCAAGCAGCCCTGAAGCTTCCTCCCCCAGAACACTATGGCCAGCCCCTGCCTCCCCCACAGCTGTCCTCAGAGCCTCATGGACCCCCACCTGTCACCAGATACACTAACCTGCCTGTCTCACCCAAAGGTCAGCTCTCCATTATCTGTATATGTAGGACATTGTTGACATTTAAAGAATTgtagggacatttctaggattttaggatgtttcaataacttaaggacatttttcagattttaggacatttctaggatttaacaatgtttcattggttttaggacatttctaggaatttgggacatttctaggatttcaggacatttctgggatttcaggacatttctaggatttcaggacattaggggcCTAACTTGGATGTCTGTTGGTGGTTGGGGGGATCTTCGACTGGCACTTTTCCTGATAATCAAGCTcggttttgatgctgttttatgcactctggcactttaaGTACAtaaacaatttccagtgtgaatcacttcattttattgttaaatagaaaatggttggggggcttCCCGGCACCCTATCGAGGGCTAGATTTGGCCATGAGTTGGGGGTCActgatatatacatatatattcagGTGATATAGTTGAAGTCAGGCCTGATTTgttcctctgctctccttccaGTGACTGGCTCTGGCCCCATGCTACCACTGCAGGGCGGTCTCGGTGACGGCCGTCTCCAAACTGCATCTCCACAGGCTCAAGTCATGACCCCGGCACCAAGACCCCCGAGCCCGACACAACCCCCTCCTCAGCAACAGGCTGCCCAGCAATCCTCACAggccccccacccccaacaaCCTTCCCTACCTCCTTCTCACTCGCACGGACAGAACGGATACAGCAGCAATAAACACTCTCAGAGCCAGGCTGCCTTCCACAGTGagttcacacacatacaatggtggaaattgtttaaaatcagtgttttatctTGCTTCCCAGTAGAtgggaaaattaaataaaacatcaatcaaataatataaaatcctatgaaaatgcacacaaatatgTTCTTACAACACCCTACGAATTAGCGCCTACGAATGAGTTGACATTCTTAACGTAAAGTTACGGAATTAGAGTAAAGTTATGTTATTTATGTAAAGTTATGGTGGTTAGGTGActgcagccttccaaaatactACATGGGATATGTGCAAATTTGGATGCATTGCTTTTTGTAGGAAAACGTACAGACACtttatgagaacagcctgaataCATACTATGTCATTTTACTCAGTTATTGTCATTGGCAGCTcataaatatttgctaaaagcaGTATGcgaaaaatgttgtcatgtaGTCAGAAAGAACAATCAATAAGGTATGTCCACACTGATCATTCTTGTCTTTCCTGTTATTCAGCAGTTTggacaggcagcagcacagcctCCTACACTCCTGTAGGACCCCAGCAGAATGGTCGTGCTCACCCACAACCTCCACTGCATCATCCAAACCACCACTGTAAGACATGATTTACAACTAAAAGGTTTCACATGATGTTCACTTTAATTTTGACACAACCAGACTCACACTGCCCCCATTTAAAGTGccttttacatttaatattttacatgatgtttttcatttgtagAAAATTGACTCACTCACCATGTTATCAAATAACTTAGATCATGGCTGTCCAAATGTGGGATTGTTGTGGTATAAATAGGTCCATTCTATATTTGCAAGTTTGTCCCAGGGAATGATTTGGCACAAAGTCTCAACATGATCAAACGGAGAGTTAAATTTGGATCCCTTTGTTTGTGTGGAAAATTCCAAGTATAGTTACAGTACATGTAGTTCTGAGATAATCAGACAAATCATTATTTATCTTCTGCTTAGCTAAGAATTTCATTCTAATATATTGTGACGGTCTTAAGTTGCTGAATTAAACCAGAGCTTATGACACTGTTAATTAGCTACCGTATAAAGCCACAATGTCTGGAGTACCCCGTGGTAGTTTTTTCTGCGCGGTGATACTGTTGTGGGAAAGGGAAAAccgttcctacatgaaactgctcacaacaaagtctaccaggtcatgatttctggaaagagacattgctgttgagtttttcaaatgtatattttttggtactttgacctcaagccaagtgccatctagttctattatactGAAGGGAAGGTAGACATCTCTACGGTCAATATCTTctacacttggcaactcacaccaaaacaatctagattgataaacaccactaagaggaaaaatgtgtttctaattttggcgtgaactgtccctttaagggtCTTTACTGATAAGCGCACACCACACTCCATTCAATAAATGCAACACTAAAAACGTAGCTGAACTCTGCATCCATCCATACAGTCTACGGCGCTCAATGAGTTACCAAAGTCTAaacttttaagtcaaagctaCACTGTCAAGCGGTCATGAGGAGCATCAATGTGCCGATGCAAATACAGGGAAAATGCCTGTATAAATCCCTAAGCCTATATGGTACACTTTGAAAACATTCATGCCCCCCCGCCGCCCAAATAAGTTCAGCTCAGAAAACTCAACAGTTGGgtacagatttgtttttctctgcttcacaATAACAAACTCATACCTTTTGCTttcagggtcacagcaccacgGCTCAACCTCTTTCCCTCCGTCTGTGTCCAACCATCCAGGTTAGAGATGATTACACTGTGACTACACACTGAACTGACAACATTTCCACAGATTCCACACAGTATTTTTCGACTGGCAATTAACTAAAGCTCACTGTTGTTATAAGAAAGGTGGTGCTGCACAGGGCTCAGTGAGTGTGAACGCTtgtgttttgtatgttgttACTATTTACATTCTGGTTGGCTACTTTGTATAGACAGAAATCATTCATTTCTATGAAAATGGGGATAGTGAAGCTTGTGCACTGTGAGTTGTAAGACCAGGATATTCAACTAGCTTTACTTGGGTGCCactgacaggaggccaggggccagtcgcagcataaatgtttctttctatgattttaggacatttctaggatgttaggacattaggggcttaacTAGGATCTCTGCTGGGGGTGCGggagatcctccactggcaattttgtctcttttttgattctgttttattcactctggcaccctatgtatactaaaagtacaaatgcaattcccagtgtgaatcactttatttttattgtgaattagaaaatggttggggggccacctggcaccctgttgggggccagattttCCCCACAGTTGCAAAATTTTTGATCAACATGCTTTCATTGATGGCATATCAGGAATTTAACTCCACTATCTACAGTGATAAAAACAATGTGAGAGGCAGAACGTCTCACATCAGGACACACAGGTTTCAAAAAATCTGAGCCACAGTTTTGTCACAAAGtgtttgctctgttttcatTGCAGGACCAGAGTTTTGGTGCTCTATCTCCTACTTCGAAATGGACGTTCAGGTGGGTGAGATGTTCAAGGTGCCCTCCAGCTGCCCTGTAGTAACCGTGGACGGTTATGTTGACCCGTCAGGAGGCGATCGCTTCTGCCTCGGCCAGCTGAGTAACGTCCACCGCACAGATGCAAGTGAGAGAGCCAGGTGTGTCTCTTAAAAAGATTTAAGATAAGCCCGATCATCTTGACCAAAGATCTTTTCTGTCATGGTCCCACTGTTGAATGAACTGTCCTGTGACATCAGCTGAGTCAACTTCCACTGCAGGCTTTTTTGTACTACTGATAAAAAGGATAACAGAGGTTTCACATCTGTTTGTCCTGATGTTATCCTCTTGTGTGTTCCAGGTTGCACATAGGTAAAGGCGTGCAGCTGGAGTGTCGTGGTGAGGGTGATGTGTGGATGCGCTGTATGAGCGACCACGCTGTGTTTGTACAGAGCTACTACCTCGACAGGGAGGCAGGCCGAGCGCCAGGTGATGCAGTGCACAAGATCTACCCCGGAGCCTACATCAAGGTCTGAatccagctctctctctctcacacacaccacacacacacacacacacacacacacacacatatacgaTTGTTGTAGCGTAAGCTTCTTGTGTCTCTGCCAGGTGTTTGACCTGCGGCAGTGCCACAgacagatgcagcagcaggcagcaacCGCTCAggcggctgctgctgcacaggCAGCTGCTGTGGCAGGAAATATTCCCGGTCCAGGCAGCGTCGGAGGCATCGCACCTGCAGTTAGTAAGTGTTGCTGACACTCATTTGATATTAACAATCCATGGTGGGTACCAAATAGAAGGCAAAGTGTTTGGTGTAGTGTCCAAGGTTTAGGGTACagtttatgtatatatatttacatcTTCTCTACTGGCTCGGATACAGGGGACGACATTGTGAACagatacaatgaaaaaaaatttgtaTCCGTAAGAGgagctgtttatcagtctagattgtttaggtgtgagttgctgagccGCCTTGAAGATATTGAACATAGAGATGCCTGTCTTCTAGGGATGAACCCAACTCAGAATTGTGCCAGCCGAGTCAGATTCAGcaattcaatacaaatattcaacaattaatcttttttttccccatcttaaattttaaaatttgaaccGGACTCGGTGGGACAGTCAGTGTAACAGCAGCATTCCCATAATATAGTATACAAGCTAACAGCAGATTGACAGTGTGCATCAACATTATTGTCAACACTATAATCAGACAAGAGCAAGAGACTGTGTCGTATTAAGCGGCTGTgaactgtaaattcaccacttctcaGCAGAGGAGAGATGTTTTCTCAGAGCCTTACAGTGCAGAGCCCTCCCCTTCTGTGTCACTGCCTGCGTCTATGCAGCagcctgtaccaaagagtagtgtgaaagtcaagagcgctcactcaGATCCAAactctggggacattttggttcTCAGAGTTGGT from Plectropomus leopardus isolate mb chromosome 18, YSFRI_Pleo_2.0, whole genome shotgun sequence includes:
- the smad10a gene encoding mothers against decapentaplegic homolog 4 isoform X3; the encoded protein is MWTDSELGHHDANELSGHSLADQLNTSSIMSVNPPSSNDACLSIVHSLMCHRQGGENEGFAKRAIESLVKKLKEKKDELDSLITAITTNGVHPSKCVTIQRTLDGRLQVAGRKGFPHVIYARLWRWPDLHKNELKHVKFCQYAFDLKYDNVCVNPYHYERVVSPGIVGLSLQNTAAPGALIKEEYIHDCIQMDLPPGMPLSDHQAALKLPPPEHYGQPLPPPQLSSEPHGPPPVTRYTNLPVSPKVTGSGPMLPLQGGLGDGRLQTASPQAQVMTPAPRPPSPTQPPPQQQAAQQSSQAPHPQQPSLPPSHSHGQNGYSSNKHSQSQAAFHIWTGSSTASYTPVGPQQNGRAHPQPPLHHPNHHWSQHHGSTSFPPSVSNHPGPEFWCSISYFEMDVQVGEMFKVPSSCPVVTVDGYVDPSGGDRFCLGQLSNVHRTDASERARLHIGKGVQLECRGEGDVWMRCMSDHAVFVQSYYLDREAGRAPGDAVHKIYPGAYIKVFDLRQCHRQMQQQAATAQAAAAAQAAAVAGNIPGPGSVGGIAPAVSLSAAAGIGVDDLRRLCILRLSFVKGWGPDYPRQSIKHTPCWVEVHLHRALQLLDEVLHTMPLADPGPAN
- the smad10a gene encoding mothers against decapentaplegic homolog 4 isoform X2; amino-acid sequence: MWTDSELGHHDANELSGHSLADQLNTSIMSVNPPSSNDACLSIVHSLMCHRQGGENEGFAKRAIESLVKKLKEKKDELDSLITAITTNGVHPSKCVTIQRTLDGRLQVAGRKGFPHVIYARLWRWPDLHKNELKHVKFCQYAFDLKYDNVCVNPYHYERVVSPGIVGLSLQNTAAPGALIKEEYIHDCIQMDLPPGMPLSDHQAALKLPPPEHYGQPLPPPQLSSEPHGPPPVTRYTNLPVSPKVTGSGPMLPLQGGLGDGRLQTASPQAQVMTPAPRPPSPTQPPPQQQAAQQSSQAPHPQQPSLPPSHSHGQNGYSSNKHSQSQAAFHTVWTGSSTASYTPVGPQQNGRAHPQPPLHHPNHHWSQHHGSTSFPPSVSNHPGPEFWCSISYFEMDVQVGEMFKVPSSCPVVTVDGYVDPSGGDRFCLGQLSNVHRTDASERARLHIGKGVQLECRGEGDVWMRCMSDHAVFVQSYYLDREAGRAPGDAVHKIYPGAYIKVFDLRQCHRQMQQQAATAQAAAAAQAAAVAGNIPGPGSVGGIAPAVSLSAAAGIGVDDLRRLCILRLSFVKGWGPDYPRQSIKHTPCWVEVHLHRALQLLDEVLHTMPLADPGPAN
- the smad10a gene encoding mothers against decapentaplegic homolog 4 isoform X1, with amino-acid sequence MWTDSELGHHDANELSGHSLADQLNTSSIMSVNPPSSNDACLSIVHSLMCHRQGGENEGFAKRAIESLVKKLKEKKDELDSLITAITTNGVHPSKCVTIQRTLDGRLQVAGRKGFPHVIYARLWRWPDLHKNELKHVKFCQYAFDLKYDNVCVNPYHYERVVSPGIVGLSLQNTAAPGALIKEEYIHDCIQMDLPPGMPLSDHQAALKLPPPEHYGQPLPPPQLSSEPHGPPPVTRYTNLPVSPKVTGSGPMLPLQGGLGDGRLQTASPQAQVMTPAPRPPSPTQPPPQQQAAQQSSQAPHPQQPSLPPSHSHGQNGYSSNKHSQSQAAFHTVWTGSSTASYTPVGPQQNGRAHPQPPLHHPNHHWSQHHGSTSFPPSVSNHPGPEFWCSISYFEMDVQVGEMFKVPSSCPVVTVDGYVDPSGGDRFCLGQLSNVHRTDASERARLHIGKGVQLECRGEGDVWMRCMSDHAVFVQSYYLDREAGRAPGDAVHKIYPGAYIKVFDLRQCHRQMQQQAATAQAAAAAQAAAVAGNIPGPGSVGGIAPAVSLSAAAGIGVDDLRRLCILRLSFVKGWGPDYPRQSIKHTPCWVEVHLHRALQLLDEVLHTMPLADPGPAN